tAAATCTAACAGATCATGTTATTGCAATGTGTGAGAGAAACATTTATTGTGAGTCCACTATTTTCATGTTCAAGTGCATGTAAGCTGTTAAAACACTCATGACCTACAgcactcctgacctgcccagatgtgccctctccagcgcccacgttctagttcatacctcttgccgctagggacgtaacctacgagcgttgtggtgCTAGtgagcacctgttcgctgacatCAATTTTaacgctcgtggtgatgtttcgccagcgcagagcgctcatatcgtgtaattattatgcataaatgcaaaatacttttgaaataaaaatacggaaagtgaattagaactttttttgtatttaaaaggacacagccgtcctacactatgcaaatctacggcttctcacgttagtcagcCAGTGCACAGTAAATGCTTAACCAcactgaatagcttacttgaccctcggtctaagtttgcagaaacagtcacataatgccggcagttctTCACATAATACAGGCATTTTTACTCCAGTGCTGTCCAAatggtcgcagagtagcagacgaacaggttataggaagtGCCATAGGACCCCCGCTATCTGGgaaggtcaggagtacagtaggtcgtgaaAACACTCCCCTTGTGTAACTGTCAAGCTTATTAAAGGTTATATTCGCAGAAGGCTCCCTGAGCCTGCCATAATACCCTCTGGACAGTGGTAAATAgctgtgaccccccaaaaacatcagcctttgtactcctgtgCCTAAGTCCTGAAAGGAGCTGtttcttctctcctgtgaaaagttCTATAGCTTTGGAAGGAGAGAGTTGAAATTTCCAGACTTTTTAAAGCAGTATTTTGGTGTCTAGCATGAAAATAAAAATTTATTTGTGAAGGTACTCCCACGAAAACTTTGTCAAAATGTTGCGGCCTTTGATGCCACCTCGAAACAAGCAACTGCAAGAATGTCATGCCTCACAGTTACCctctatagaccttttcaactCCCAGTGAATTTTTGGAGGGTCACTGAATATCAGCAACAATGATGGAGCCCAGGGAGCCTTTGTTGACAAGGTGCATACCTTGGTGGAGAGGGGAGAAACTACAGGCAGCAACAAGTGCTGAATGCAAACAGTAGCTCTTTCTGCTAGTGTGTTGCCTAGGTTATTTGGTTAGAAAATACTTTTGGCTCTGCATTTTTGCAAATGGTTGGTGTGACTTTCCCAgtgtaatttttgaaaagcctTTGGGGGCCCCTGCGCCTTCACTGGGAAGAGGAGGGGCAAACCCACTTGGGGCTTGAAAAGTGGTCTGTGAACCATGGCCTTTTTGTCGGAAAACACCTTGCAGGAAAGGCTACTTAAGCATTTTTGAAAATGCTCTATTCGCTAAGGTtacataacaagaaaaaaaagttcgtaatAAGTATGCAGTCCATCTCTGTGTGAGGAAGGGAGTGAGGTGTTGAGGGCCCCCCCCCCGCATTACATTAAAGCAGAAACAGACCTTCTTTTGACGTAGATTTGACATGCTATTGTTGCAAAGGCCTGCAAAATTGTTTACCTAGGAAAAATATTTGGAACCTGTGATGACCACAGTTGGCAGGTTGTGGGGGCAGACTGTCCTGAGCACCAAGAGTAGGGATGCATGGTCATCGTCAAGTAAGCTGTGCTGTCACGGCCAACCGGCCGCATGACCAATGCCATCCGGACCAACCCGCCGCCGtgatgtagtggttatggtgcttgactgctgaccaaAGGTTGTGGttttgaatcccggccgtggcggccgcattttgatggaggcgaaatgcttgaggcctgtgcacTCTGAttcaggtgctcgttaaagaaacCCTGTTGGTCAAagtttcctgagccctccactatggcgtccctaataatcatatcatggttttgggacgtaaaacccccaacaattattattattatattatgccaTCACGACCAACAATGCCAAACATGGCATCGCTGCGAGCTATTTGCACGCCTCTCCAGGCCTTTCGGTTTCCCCATTGTGGTCGTGACCGCCGCACCCGCATCTTGTCATGTCAGCACCAACAggaacctgtttgtctgcagcagatatatgtgcactccctgctcttcctcctcgcacagtGACGAAGAGCGATCTACTAGGAGAAGAGACAAACCGCTGAACAGAGCTTAGCGAAGGAAAGATCGAAACGAGCAAGGGCCACGTtttgatcatcaaacgcgtgtaactccactattacagCACCATTTCGGAAATATTCGCACAGCTACATGTTTGttgtagacttgtgcacaactgcagcactactaaatttcgacctctgggtggtttagggaccctttaacaagaCAAAGGTTCACAGGATAACGGCATCCTGAACGGTGATACAACAGCTGGAGATGAAATTTGAACAGAGGAATTTGTCTTTGTCGAGACGGGCGCCCCTTATCGAAACATTTGCTCAGACTACATCCCTCGTCGACCACTTTTGATCCCCTCAGTGCACCTTGTCACTTTGCTAGTTTTTGGTTGAAGTGAGGTCTTGTTTGAGCGTGCAATGTTAAGGCTGTGTGTGGCCACTTCAGAATCTGAACGCTTTAGGAAAGCATGCAAACTAAACGACTGTGCAAGCATCCTCAATGTGTGATGGCTCCTCATACCTTTCGCTGTCATACAGAATGATGAAGTGATGCGTGTGTCATTGTTCCCTCGTGCCATGATGTATTGGTGCGTGCATGCAATGGGTACTGTCATAATGCATCAAAGTTTTTTTCTTCGTGGGCAGCTTTCTTGTACTGTTCATTCCCTATAGCTAAGGTTAAGAGTTGTTTCACCTAAACGCTATTTTTGGCCTACACCTGTTCTCTATTTCTCAGAAGCTTAACAAAAAGTGCAGGTAGGTCAACTGTCTAGTCTGTTTACTGCCGTTATAACATTGCAAGACTTCAGATAACCGAAGGTGCGCCGGAAAAAGTACAAACGCATTTGACACCTTGCGCTTTCTGTTTGAGATGTGGCATAATGTTGCAGTAACGCATGGAACATTTTAACCATGCATAACATTTTTATGGTGCAACAGTGGTACATTTCCCGCAGTGAACCGCTCTACAATTATTTCACATAATTTTAAGTTTGCAAATACCAGGGAGGCTTTACTAGTGGCATCTTCATGACTGAGTGTCACAGTTTTCCTTTTCTTATCTTTTAATCTGTAGCTGTCTTCCACAGAACAATTCGACTAGCAAACCAGCCACATGAAGTTAACGTGTGCAGGCAGGCCGAGGAAAGCAGGGGAAAGAAGTTAACTGGCCTTTTAAATTAAAAACTAACGCATAGGAAATGGTAGCGGAGTGTATGAAAAGAAGGTGCTGTAGGTGGAAGATGAATCCGCATATTTGGCATTTTGCGTGCAATTGCAATGCTCCACCATTTAGCTAATTTCTTAGGCATTTGTGTGTGTGCACTGGATCTAGCCTTAGAAGTGTTAGCAAAGGCTGATTTAGCGAAGGTGAAGGTTGACTTCCTTGGCTAGACTGGTGTACATATCTACACAAATGGCTAAGAAAGTGTACGGACGAACAGCCGTTGCGGTCGTCTTCCCTTACGCTTTTGGATGGTCTTCTGGTAGAGCATCCACCACGACCGTGGAAGGCAGACTAAGAGTTGCCTTGGGGCGACTGCTGGTAAAATAAGTTCAAGTGTGCTACTAGCCAGGCGCTAGACCATTACGGTACTTCAGTGCCTGGAAGTGAGTGTGTCTCGATACAACATTCTTTGGTATGCCACACCTGAAATTGTTACCACACGAGCGGCTCGGGTGGCAACATTGGCTAGACAGTGTAAAAAGTCCGCCAAGGAAAAGGTTAATGGTGTACGTCTGATGAATGATGTGTGCAGTTTCTCTCTGCAGAGCATGGTGAGCAACGGCTACAGTGGCCCCAGCAGCGGCGGGGGCAGTACGTTTGACAAACTGGAGGACGCAATGTCAACCCTGAACAGCCTGTTCTCCTTCACGAGCCCCGCCGTGAAGAAGCTGCTAGGCTGGAAGCAGGGTGACGAGGAGGAAAAATGGGCCGAGAAGGCAGTCGACTCACTCGTCAAGAAGCTGAAGAAGCGAAAGGGGGCCATTGAAGACCTTGAGAAGGCCCTGTCTTGCCCGGGTCAACCATCGAAGTGTGTCACTATTCCGCGGTCCCTGGACGGAAGGCTGCAGGTATGCTGCGCATGTTCTATCTGCTTTAATGGTAAAACTGTAGAGGGGAGTTCCGCCACAGTTTTTTCTCTGAAGTGGTGTAGTCGATGTCGAATGTAAGTACATTACAGCAGGTGAAGCCGTGAACTTGCTTTATGTCATACTGATCAGCGATTACAACATGAATGTTACCACTTGTATATCTCATTCAAGTAGAAATCGAATTACTTGCACATGTTTAGAGAAGCAGTTGTCCACAATTTTGGTTTTTCCCATCGCTTTATACTGGCACCACGTTGTAAGCTAGCTGTGAGTTTGTAGGGCTGCACCAGCAAATGCTAGTACTACAGCTCAATTTGCAAGAGAGCCATCGAGGCTGTGTTCGCATGTGCTGTTGTGGCTGTCTGTTCTCACCCTTATCATTAGTTGTTTGCTAGGTAATAATTTCATTTTATGTTTTATGCTCTCTTAGGTCTCACATCGAAAAGGCCTTCCTCACGTTATCTACTGTAGAGTCTGGAGATGGCCAGACCTGCAAAGCCACCATGAACTCAAGCCCCTCGAGTGCTGCGAATACCCCTTCTCAGCAAAACAGAAGGAAGTATGCATAAATCCTTACCACTACAAGAGGGTTGAAAGTCCGGGTGAGTGTCTTCTATCCTTCACTGCACTGTTTTGGTGGATATACCGTGAAatcccgagcaagccccccccccccccctatgttgAAAGGTAATCAGAGAAtgtgggcccttgctcggtcgcggaccaaaattcaagatggcagtgAAAGAGCTGCTAAGAAGTGCTTCTAATTAAATGCTTTATTTAATGCGCATGCATTTATTGTTCTTACTGAACTGGAGGGAATCCTCGTGTGAAATTTGATGTGTCAACGGGggaaagacgttcttcaaatattccgacaatttgtgacaactcagaatgtaACCCCGAAGCACCACACTGTACAAGTACTAAAAAGTCGTGCACACATCTAAAGACTCTCAGAACTTGGGTTCCCAGGAACcactgctgcaggattctgtagcggagaatggtttgaaaaaaaaaaagcgagagggggggggggggcttgctcgttcattggcgcatatttgaaatctgaaAAGAAGAAGGGGAGCTTGATTGAGTATGAGCgtttgctcgggattttacggtacacAATTTGGAGCTTACGCATATTCTGTACCGTAGTTTACGTGTCTGTATTGGAGATCGTGTGACCTCCTTCAGTACTCTTGTTACTCCTAATCTTGACTACGGCATTGATCGTACTTGTGAAAGAAGCCTGCTTTCTTTAGAGAGTAGTGCGTTTGTCAACTTTTGAATGTTTCATCTCTTCCTTTCATTTGTCCCATGTGCCATTAGTGTTGCTGTGTCTAGCCATGTTTTACGGAATCCATGCAGTCAGCCTAACCAAAACAAACTTTCCGCAGTCTGTCAAGAAACATGCCGCACAAGGACTGATCAAACTTTTTGCGCAGTTCTGCCGCCGGTGCTGGTTCCCCGTCACAGCGAGTACCCTCCGGGGGGCCACACAATGATTCCCCCGGTTTTCCAACAAGTGGCTGAGTCTGGCATGCCCCACAACGTCAGCTTCTCTGCACAAGGCTTCAGTGCAGCCACTTCGGGATCCTCTGCCACGACGGGGGTAGCAGTTGCAGTGGGAACCAATGCAGCTGCAGGCGTTCCCTCACCAGGCCCCAGCCTTGGCAGCTCCGCTCCTAACAGCCCGTTTGGATTGCCTGGTAAGTGGGGACCACGTCCAGCTCCACAACACATGTCTCTGGGCTAGTTGGGTTGCACTTGCACGTCAAAAATGTGTGGATGGGACAGCACGAAGCAGTAAAGTTGGAACAGTTAGTCTGGCTCCTGAGGTTATTTGGCAAGAACTGAAACATCTATATGGGCAACCAAACTGTACAAAGGCATGCAACAATAATGAAGAAACGAACCACTAAGCACTGAAACACATAAGCGTGTCTGAAAGAAGAAGAGTTGGACGGGCAGAGGTTCAATAAGATATCTTCTCTGTCACTTAAAAGAAGATCTGTGTAGCGGGAGCAGGAGAGCTCCGCTCCTCATCCTGCACTTGTTATTGGAACTGATGCAAATAAAAATGGCTAGGCTTCCAAAAATTGCATACGGTCATATGTGCTTACAGCATTTGCAAAGTTCATTATGTCTGTGCATTCTCTACTTGCCATTGTCACCCACTTGGGCCTTCATATTTCCTTTCAAGAGGGCATTTTTGAGCACTCTAATTTTGTCTTGAATAATGCCATAACTTTTGTAAACAGGTCAGTAATGATGATGGCATCTTATCTTTATTCATGTAATAATCGTTGTAGGTTTGAGTCAGATGAGATTAAATTGCTAAAACTGTTACATATGGTCAAGGCATGGCTTTGAAGTTGCTCGCCACTCTCGTTACCTAGATGCATTTTAGTGATTTCCATAGTTTTTTAAGCAGTGAGGGCATATTGCTGTTGGTTCAAAAAGATTGTCTGGCTGCCCCTGACAACCAAACGTACTTCAGATATTATGCCTTGCGACAAGTGAAGTGACGATTGCGCTTGACGTTTTGTCGAGGACATGGCTGACGAACACATTTCTGTGCTTGTTTTCCTGTGCAGCAGACACTCCTCCGCCAGCTTATTCAGCTCAGGACGACAGTCAATCTGCCACTGATGACCAGCCCCAATCAATGGACACATCGACTGTTCCTCCTGGTGAGTGCTCGTTCTTGGTGGTATTCACTCTGTGGGCTCTGCTTTAAGCGATATAGTGAACCATTGAATCAGTTCTCATGTCATCGACAATGTTCAGGCCATCGAAACAGCACCCTTTTGGCTGATGCTGCCAAATAAGGCATTCTTTCTGAAGGCAGTTGCATGCTTTGGAGGATAAATGAACAATGTGCATGTTTAAAATATGTATGGCTCATGCAGCAGGGATCTTAGCTGCGCTTCAAGATGGCCAATTTGCTTTAGGAACCCTGCTGCAAGGCGTCTCCgtaatgcagtgaagcataccgaTAGCAGTAAGAACCTTTGTGCAGTGAAACATACTACCTGAGGCCTGTATCCCTCATATCAAATGACCAGCATATCAAAGTATACTAGCTTACATCAAAAGAATTCAGTAGAAGCCCCACCCACGAAACCACGGGGAACctgcccttaaaggggccctgcaacacttttcgagcatgctcaaaaagcgccgccgatcggtagtcgaggctcccgagaacacgcgagccaaatattatagcgatgcgcacggcctggaaatTACAATAAAtgctcaaagtcagctgaaaatcgctccctcttctctcgacaaatgatgtattattccgcaaaatatgacgcgattgtcggcagttccaccattggctgatgttataatcacgataacaccctcattattactatcgttgttaattttgagttcaataagtagataatatgtatgtttatgttctgttatcgcgttaaaaacaccgaacaaacattaatattagcacttccggtctcaccgacagctcgtctgctcgtagttgtgtggttccgttttcttcgccatgcgcagtgccgaaaacgtgaatatttctgtgcttttgaccatcgccggttgccgttgagagtggcagccgttcgagtgttgcctcgtcagctgagaactgcatcgtcggcacgttctcacgaccgaccgatgcagccgtgcagcatgtctccgataacaatgctggcgtccggtaatagcggcgcttcggggtcgtctgccagtgccgtattacgaggcggtgtattggagtatgggccgaaaccgatctcagctgtcattcgttccaaacgagcgcgcacgtttgcttccatggttggcagagcgatgaaaacactacggcgttcgaggtgcacacccaacattaccaaaccgacgcgcagttttcaagcacgcgcgatacacagtgcgatcgacttcgctcgacgagaacgacgcaagccgaccggaagtggcggcacagaccacgtggttgcgccgagacgccagagagaaaaaaatgaaaaaaatgccgccggcgctgacgtcgcctcctcgcacctccgccctccctccctcccctcacgccgcgcgcagctttccgcgcgctcgctgcattgagttgagagagaaagctgcggaacgtgatctctataatttggtaacaccacttagacttgacggattcgaaaaatttttgcggcatatggctcgtgaagagtcatacgtcaataatgggactattccaatataacaaagaaaggtgttgcagggtccctttaaaggggtcatgaagcaccccttgggcttgttgaaaaaacacatcctgcggcaagctgacacggctatgaactgctctgccaaatattacagtcgtgcgcgccgcgtaaaggccacaagcggagtgcgaagttgccgtttcctcaggcgccctcttttcaaacagaggccggttctcactctcgtcggtgggcggggggcgtctgcccgttgacgtcgcggatctgcctgtttacgtcgcgagagacatagcatgcttattggccgatagccgacgtaaatcgagagcggcgttcggatcagatgcgcttcttgccacggggtgccgccacttgccggcgccgcactcctcagtacacggtagccgcacttgcgcacgcgaatcacagcgggagagcgatcgcgtttcatgacgcacgctgacgtaacttctttcccccgtgccatccctccctgtgtagcttccagtgcgctcgtcggcacgagaaaagagagaaagcgccgaaagcgtgcgccaaacccctgtaactccgctcattcttgacggattcgagaaatttttgcggcaatcgattcgggaggaagtaaactccgatactgaggtcattagatcattacttggaaaagtggttcatcacccctttaaaggggtcatgaagcaccccttgggctgattgaaaaaacacatcctgcggaaagctgacacggctatgaactgctctgccaaatattacagtcgtgcgcgccgcgtaatggccacaagcggagcgcgaagttgccgtttccccaggcaccctcttttcaaacagaggccggttctcattctcgtcggtgggcggggcgtctgtccgctgtacgtcgcaagagacatagcatgcttattggccgatagccgacgtaaatcgagagcggcgttcggatcagatgcgcttcttgccgcggggtgccgccacttgccggcgccgcactcctcagtacacggtagccgcactcgcgcaagcgaatcacagcgggagagcgatcgcgtttcatgacgcgcgctggagtaacttctttcccccatgccatccctccctgtctagcttccagtgcgctcgtcggcacgagaaaagagagaaagcgctgggagcgtgcgccaaacccccgtaactccgctgattcttgacggattcgagaaatttttgcggcaatcgattcgggaggcagtacactccgatactgaggccattagatcattaattggaaaagtggttcatgacccctttaacctcCGTAATACCTAGTTAGATGGGCACACTAACTTCCGTTCCGATGAACCCCAGTTAACTGGTGTGAACTATATGTATACACTCAAACCTAGATACaatcgaacccacttataacgatcccacatatagcgatctatcggttataacgaccatatttgggtgcacttacgattttcctatgctaaccattgaagctgcatccagatatagcgaacatttttcaaagcctcctacttttacaacgaacacttcagacacggtcgcggtaaaaatatggtgcatacgaagcgaaaaaaagttaaaacaggccttctgaAGCGTGACAAGGGCGcgtgctcgcgcgtgccccgctcccgtTTACTCGAAACTACGATACCCAGATCGGcaagcaccgcacgcagatttcggacgctgcgagcgaggtcgctcactttccaggcgtttcttcagtggtagaatggcagagggaaaaaaatagtaggcagcatgaagccttgatgtcagctttcgcacagtaacctttgCTGaagccgttctctgcagctacgatcgcctgcgatgaaccaaacaatgccttggaacgcaagaaggcatatatgcaagaagtgataaccacgataactttccatcgcaaaaaggttcactgcgtccctaaactcgtcgacgccacaaggTGCCGCGAAAAGTCATACGTCTttccggtaacggcagagaccggtcgatcggtgatttcGACTTCAGCGCGATTGCGGCggtgccttcgcggataagcatcagaaaagagcaaaggcgaggtgccggccgtcgatgaacgtgccattatgccttatagccgacaaccttatcacggtcatctgtagatatctgctcggctgcgcgtgtggcgtacgccgtacactgcggattgacggcggtacgagcgcgccatgcttagccatgctgccgttcgcaagttcgccaccgccgcgtcgtgcgagacagCTTTAAAGTGTgcatcgctttgtagaaacgaaagtagctcgctgttgttgagcggcgcgggcaccgagaaacgtcgatgcactgacagcgagcatatactgcgtgtttgactaggtggcaactcaagtgcgccgcgcgtcgtcgtgcagggccacgagagcatcgcggagacgtagagtgcgggttgcttggaaaatgcttgttttcgccgcgttgaacgaagaggctagtcgccgcagccgtgcacggtccggagtgaagcaagcgcgaatgtacaaacgcacgcatacggcatacagcaagcggcccggcagcgactccgcgagccgagtaggcgacgcgctgcacgcaactagccagggatgatagGCTTCACGTAGCGGTACTGCGGTTCAATGAAACGTTGTCGCTTCACTGCAAAGGCAGTTAATtgactcgtgagcacgcagcgggcgtcgcttcacgacgcggaaaggcttagcttgtcaccgaaggaattgttagcactttaataaaagtgcacaaagaaaaaaaaatggcttggccgctaagcgcacgtttttaagggcgagtccatatacaacgaactactgatataacgaccacttttcgcgacgcTTTCCAGTTCGTTATaaccgggttcgactgtataacgaacatggatataacgaattatcggttataacgaagtaaatgaagaatagttttGTAGTagatacagtgttaaaaataaacgtttattataacaaattttcggatacaGTTGAgtccgcaataacgaaatcggcgggcaaagcacaaaatttcgctcttgcgggaatttcgttggcgcgagaatgcagcaGAAAATatatggaatttacaaaaaacacacaaaaaggccagtaagtttgctttgtcgggccttaccatgcagcaatttcatgcctctcgattgtCGGGAATCCCGTTTGCCATGGCACAAAATtcaccccatgcactggtcagtgacggcagcactgcgctgtcaccagtaccgtcgtCAAGTGCGCCTAAAAGCGAAtgttcttccggctccgctggatcagcgcggatcagtgCAGAattgtggacagcgagctgcacgcaacgccgaattcttcggcgatgtccatttcttccttcccttttcctcctcactgatgattgcagtcttatcttcca
This window of the Rhipicephalus sanguineus isolate Rsan-2018 chromosome 2, BIME_Rsan_1.4, whole genome shotgun sequence genome carries:
- the LOC119383004 gene encoding protein mothers against dpp isoform X2 codes for the protein MNRVSMVSNGYSGPSSGGGSTFDKLEDAMSTLNSLFSFTSPAVKKLLGWKQGDEEEKWAEKAVDSLVKKLKKRKGAIEDLEKALSCPGQPSKCVTIPRSLDGRLQVSHRKGLPHVIYCRVWRWPDLQSHHELKPLECCEYPFSAKQKEVCINPYHYKRVESPVLPPVLVPRHSEYPPGGHTMIPPVFQQVAESGMPHNVSFSAQGFSAATSGSSATTGVAVAVGTNAAAGVPSPGPSLGSSAPNSPFGLPADTPPPAYSAQDDSQSATDDQPQSMDTSTVPPDVSPVTYQEPQYWCTIAYYELNSRVGEIFHAQSHSIVIDGFTDPSNNSNRFCLGLLSNVNRNSTIENTRRHIGKGVHLYYVGGEVYAECLSDSAIFVQSRNCNHSHQFHPTTVCKIPSGCSLKIFNNREFAELLTMAVNNGFEAVYELTKMCIIRMSFVKGWGAEYHRQDVTSTPCWIEVHLSGPLQWLDKVLTQMGSPHNPISSVS
- the LOC119383004 gene encoding protein mothers against dpp isoform X1; translation: MTSMETQSMVSNGYSGPSSGGGSTFDKLEDAMSTLNSLFSFTSPAVKKLLGWKQGDEEEKWAEKAVDSLVKKLKKRKGAIEDLEKALSCPGQPSKCVTIPRSLDGRLQVSHRKGLPHVIYCRVWRWPDLQSHHELKPLECCEYPFSAKQKEVCINPYHYKRVESPVLPPVLVPRHSEYPPGGHTMIPPVFQQVAESGMPHNVSFSAQGFSAATSGSSATTGVAVAVGTNAAAGVPSPGPSLGSSAPNSPFGLPADTPPPAYSAQDDSQSATDDQPQSMDTSTVPPDVSPVTYQEPQYWCTIAYYELNSRVGEIFHAQSHSIVIDGFTDPSNNSNRFCLGLLSNVNRNSTIENTRRHIGKGVHLYYVGGEVYAECLSDSAIFVQSRNCNHSHQFHPTTVCKIPSGCSLKIFNNREFAELLTMAVNNGFEAVYELTKMCIIRMSFVKGWGAEYHRQDVTSTPCWIEVHLSGPLQWLDKVLTQMGSPHNPISSVS
- the LOC119383004 gene encoding protein mothers against dpp isoform X3, with the translated sequence MVSNGYSGPSSGGGSTFDKLEDAMSTLNSLFSFTSPAVKKLLGWKQGDEEEKWAEKAVDSLVKKLKKRKGAIEDLEKALSCPGQPSKCVTIPRSLDGRLQVSHRKGLPHVIYCRVWRWPDLQSHHELKPLECCEYPFSAKQKEVCINPYHYKRVESPVLPPVLVPRHSEYPPGGHTMIPPVFQQVAESGMPHNVSFSAQGFSAATSGSSATTGVAVAVGTNAAAGVPSPGPSLGSSAPNSPFGLPADTPPPAYSAQDDSQSATDDQPQSMDTSTVPPDVSPVTYQEPQYWCTIAYYELNSRVGEIFHAQSHSIVIDGFTDPSNNSNRFCLGLLSNVNRNSTIENTRRHIGKGVHLYYVGGEVYAECLSDSAIFVQSRNCNHSHQFHPTTVCKIPSGCSLKIFNNREFAELLTMAVNNGFEAVYELTKMCIIRMSFVKGWGAEYHRQDVTSTPCWIEVHLSGPLQWLDKVLTQMGSPHNPISSVS